The Peromyscus eremicus chromosome 2, PerEre_H2_v1, whole genome shotgun sequence genome includes the window TTAGAAAGAGTGCCCTCCAGATGATAAAACAGTTTGAGGTTGTGTTGTCCCAACCTGTGGTTATTGTCCCCAAGACAGGCGTGTGGACTTTAAGCCCGGGGTCCTCTCTGGAGCCCTGCCTTGTGCCAGAGCTCTGAGGAAGAGGAAGTTGGGAGTACACCCGAAGGACCCCTTTCATGCATCTGCCTTCAGTCCAGGAAAGGTCCACCAAGGTGATATGGCTATGTGATATGGATTTGTGCTCTTTTGCCCCCAGGTACTGCCAGTGAGCGTACCCAAGGAGCTCCTGGAGGACCTGTTGCCAGGACCAGTGACCCTGGTGATGCAGCGTTCCAAGGAGCTCAACAAAGACCTGAACCCCTTTACTCCCGTGAGTCACTCGGTTTTCCCTGTGATCTGAATCAGACTTCTTCGGCCCTTGAAATCTTCCTCCCATTCATTCCCTATTCCTCTGGCTTCACAGCTTGTTGGCGTCCGGATTCCTAACCATGCCTTCATGCAGGACTTGGCCCAAATGTTTGGGGGACCACTTGCACTCACCAGTGCCAATCTCAGCTCCCAGGCCAGCTCGCTGAGTGTTGAGGTGAGAATTGGCCCCAGCAGGCTAAACTACTGTTTCCTCAGAACCAATAAGGCTGACGCTGCCCTGGCAGAAATTTGGGCCTTTGGTTCAGCAGTGAGAAAGCTACCTATTTGGCATGGTTTAGAGGAGGGCATCCAAGTGAAGGAGTCTTGAAGGGGGCAGGTGGGGCAtacttgtaatgccagcactaggagGCCAAGACAAGAaaatctgtgttttgttttttcaagacgggtttctctgtgtagccctggctgttctggaactcactctgtagaccaggttgacctcgaactcatagaaatctgcctgcctctggctttctttttttttttcttttctttttttttaacgaatttattttttttattttatgtgcattggtgttttaccttcATGAATGtctatatgagggtgtcagattaaaactggagttacagacagttgtgagttgccttgtgggtgctgggaattgaatcttggtcctctggaacagcaaccagttctcttaactgctgagccatctctgcagcccccagaaactttttttttttaagtgttggaATGTTTTATCTTGAGAGGCCAGGGAAGAACAGGTGTATtctttgtatatataataatagaTTAAAGAGATGCTgggggtggtggctcacaccttcaatcccagcacttgggaggcagaggcaggccaatctctgtgagttcgaggccagcctggtctacagagtgagttctagaacttCATAGAacgaccctgtctttaaaaaaaaaaaaaaggaagaaagaaagggttcTAGGAAGTAAAGACAGCCTTGTGAGGGGAGCAGCTGTAGCTGTAGAGACCTGATAACAGTGCTGAGAACTTGGGACACTAAAACATACGTTCACTTCTCTGTCACAGAGCCATTAAGTGacagtcttttgtgtgtgtgtgtggcagggactggtgggggaggggggcagggtttgagacagggtcttcactgtgtagccctggaactcctTATATAgaacagactggctttgaactgcttctgcttcctgagtgctggaattaaaggcctagGGCAGGGTCTTAATACTGTAACTCAAGGTGctcttgaactcaggatcttcaGGCCTCCCCATTTTTGGATCTTTAACAGCACACCTGGCCTCACCCAATTTTTGACTCCTGACCTTATTGTTTTATCTCTGCTTGCCAGATAGGCCGGAGATAAGATCATCGTAATCCTGTCTTGGCTATGTGGTTTAGAACAAATGAGCATAAAGAAACTTTACTCCCTGTTGTTATATTTAAATTAGATACAGTTAAGTGAGAGGGCCTTGGAAATGTAGTGCCTGCTTTATTTGCTCTTGGTAGCTGTACCGTATGGAGCAGGGTGGGGGTGTTATCAGAGGAGAGGGGTAAGTTCTTACCTTGTCAACAACTCTGGGCCAGCACAGTCATTGTTTTATTGGTAACCCGTATTTATGATTCTCCTGTCACTAAGACCCTGGCTTAAATGCACTGGAGACTCTTCACTGAGGACAGAAAGACTAGCTCATTTAACAGTACAGCCCAAGGACTGAGTACTGCGGGTGGTGTGTTTGCAAAGTCCACCCTCTTGACTTCCATTGAGGTCTAGGATCTGGCTGCTAGAGCTGGAAAGACTCTTAGTAGTCACCTCGGCTGGCCCTCTCCCTTTAGGAACTTAGATGAAGCAATTTCATGCATCACATAGATATGATAGAAAGTCCAGGGTTAAAGCCCATCTCTGGGCTCATACCCAGTGTGCCACTTATTGGACTTAGGCCTCCACAGCCCCTGTAGTATTAGGATTTCCTTTTGGTACATTAAGGTTTTCTTTATGACAGATGTAACTTGGAGTGCATATCTAAGCGGGCTGCAGACTGGGTGTTAACTGTTTCCTTTGACACAGCTGAGCCTAACTAAGAGGTTTCTCTTCTGCTTAGAGGAAATGCCTGGATTTAAATGTGAGCCATGTGTGCAGGGTGACAATATGGCCATGCCCTTCTTTTACCTCTTTTCAGGAGTTCCAAGACCTCTGGCCTCACTTGTCCTTGGTCATTGATGGCGGGCCAATTGGGGATAGTCAGAGCCCCGAGTGCCGCCTCGGCTCTACTGTGGTTGACTTATCTGAGCCTGGAAAGTTTGCCATTATTCGCCCGGGCTGGTAAGGCTCTTTTCTTGTGCCACTGGGATATGTGAAGGAGGTTGGAAAAACAGAAGCTTTGACGGGCAGAGTTCATTCCCATCTTGTCTTGGTTGGGGGCACTGAGGGCCACCACAGGGAGGTAGGCAGTGGGCTGGGACCAAATTTGCTGAGATGGCTTTAGGATTCAAGTTTGATGAACAGAGCATGGGATAGTAATTGTTCGTGGTCAGACTGTAACTGCCTTCTATGTCTTCCTCAGTGCCCTAGAAACCACTACAGCCATCCTCCAACAGAAATATGGGCTGCTTCCTTCGCAGAGGTCCTGTTCATGAAACTTGGGGGGGACCCAAGGACCATGCTGGATACTATGTGTCTGCTAACTGGTTGGCAAGGCCTCATTGGCAGAGGCTCCTGGTGCTCCACCTGTAGCCTGGCTTTTTAGGGAACATCTCTCTGAACACTGTAGGCCAGAAGCTGCAGGTTGAGCCTTGTAGAATCATAAATCAACCAAAAATTGAACAAAGGTAAGAACATTCTTAGAGCGGCCTTATTATTTTAAGGCCTCACTTTTTAAGTTGACAGTAAATTGAGTGCAAAACTAGACTGTGCAGTCTAGAAGTCTCAGGACCAATGCAGGAAAGTCAAGGAGCCCAAGACAGCTTTCCTGGGTACCAGAGAGAGGTCATTTTAGGGAAATTATCCTGGGGGTCCCAAGTGAAATAATACTGGAAAAGAAAATCTTGACTGTTCTCGGCCAGTGACTTTCTTATTTATtgataaaataaatcatatagtTCTGTGTTCTATTTAGCTTCACTGTTTCCTCAGAAGCCTTTTCtctttgttcataggtgtgccaAGTAGTCTCCATAATTATTTTTGAGTATTTAagctgtatttttctttattattaaaaaatgctGCTGCAAACAATTGTcaatggtttatttttcttttgaactaTTCCCTTAGGGTAGGGTTTCTAGGTCAAGGTGTGTATGTGCATTATGGCTGTGGATGTAGATTAGCCTTCAGAAGATGACTTCAGTCAAGTCTCATTGAGGATGCCTGTTCCTTCCTCTTGGCCTTGCTGCATCCAAGCTCTATGTGGAGGAGATGAAATTAGCACTGCTTAGATCCAGCCCTCCTCCTAAGCTACAGGCTGAGTGGCCAGCCCTGCTCATCTGTCAGGCGGGGTTTAGTGTTGGTCAGTGGGCTGGTTGTCCTTGAAATGACTTGTATTCCACCTCATGCTCCCCCACTTGCTACCATTTTCCAGAGTCGTGGCTCAGCCTTAGCCTGTAAACCAGTAGTGGTTTTGGTGAACATTTTCAAGTGTGTTTTGAGAATCTTGCTGAAAAATGTTCCGTTGGTCTTACTTTAACAAGGATCCTTGCAATTAGCATTAGTTTGTTTATAAATAAGTACTGGCTTGTTAACTTCCCTCTAGAAATCTTACATAAACTCGTCATTTAAGCAAACCCATCTCCATTGTGCTAAAAGTAGCCAGCCCAGCCATACACTAATTTGTCACAGACTGACCTAGAGGTCAGCAGTTATGAGGGCCGCAAGAGGAATGTGTACTGGCAAATACTTCATATTTAATACAAATCACAGTAGTCCTGAAAGTGGCCCTAGTGGGTGGCCTCCCCAGCCTAGACAGCTGAAGGGAGAGTGACCTAGTCCTCTCTGCAGCTCTGTGTTCATCTGGGAAAGGCTCTGGAACACAGAAGTATTTTCTTGGAGGAAAAATAGCTGACCATCAGGCCTGGGTGTAGCTGTAAAGAAGGGCAAAACAGCCAAGGTGCTAGCTACATGGCTACACCAAAAGCAAGGTCCTGTAAGCTTCAGGAAGGGAGCCTGGATCAGATTCCCCAGAACCTGACAGTAAGTAAGGTGCTTAGTAATGAGTGTGGATGCGCAGGGTTTCCTGATAATGGGCACAGGAATCTCCTGGAAGGACCGAAACAAAGTCCCCTTTTAGAAGTGCCAAATACGGTTCCCTGTATTCAGCAAGAAGACGTGGGAAGGTGCCTGAGGACTTGTAGGCTGTCCAAAGGAAGTAAGGTGCATGCTAGCTCAGAACCCTGAGACCCTTTTAAGCACAGTGGCTGGCAACTCCACTACGTAGCCTGCCGCAGCTGCAAGCTAAAGGATGTGGAGCTGCCCTGAGCCGTGTGCAGCCTCCTGCCAGACTCCTCCATCAGGCCTTGCTTCATCACCCCAGCACCACCAGTCCAAGGGCCAGGCTCTGTTCTACATGAGTGAGCTGGCCCACCCACAAGCACCCATTGCTACTTGGGACTAGTGTGTGCCTATAGCCTCAGCTGAACCAGCTTGGTGACCTAATGAGGTTTGAGTACTGCCCCTCACATCAGCCACTGCTCCTTTTCCTTGACGAAGTGCTCTGCCCAGCGGCGGGTCAGCTCTAAATACAGGCCGGGCTGGTGAGGCAGGTAGTCCAAATAGAGGCGAGTTGGCGTCTTCTTGGGAACAGCCTTCTCGATCTGCGTGCCCTCGTGCCACTCATTGAAAGAGGTGATGGAGACGATCTCAGGCCTCACAGTCAGGGCCGCCTGCAGGGCTGTCTCGTAGTACTTGCCGTTGACCCTGTTCCGAGTATTGTGGTTGTTCCAGGGCCGGATGCTGGTGTCAATGTACCCAGGCCCCACGCTAGGGATGAACATCAGGTTGTTGGTATCACAGAAGTTCTTCACAGCTTTCCAGTTCTGATGGGAGGAGCCAAAGGAGAAGCCATTGGAGGCAAAGTAGGTGTACATTCCATCGAATCCTGCTGCAAGGATATCATGGGTGTGGCCCTCCTCCACCAGCAGCGCTATAAAGACCCCGTCGTAGGGAGTGTTCCGGATCGAGTGGGGCCCGTTTTGTGTCAGGAGGTGGGCCCAGGCCTCAGGGGATGTCAGGTATGAGTCGTAGACATAAAAGAGTGGGAGGCTCTTGCCCATGCTGTTCTTATAACGGTAAAATGCACCATGGGAGCCATACCtgaggagcaggagggagaggCTTGAGTTGGTTGTGAGAAGCCAGCACAGTCGAAAGAGCAGCCACGGGGGAGATCTTTTTTCTGTGCTCACAGTCTAGGATTCAGCAGGTTACTTGTTGAACTTACGCCTTCAAGTATTAGCCTGCCTCCCTTCCCAGGCCTCGCTGACCTGTCATCCATCCCTAAGCCTCTTCTCCCAAGCCAGGCCACCACATCTTCGTCTGCATCGGGGCAGCAATCTCCAAATTGGTGCCTTCCTATGGAACCTGATCTGACCACTCCTTACTGTGACCTGTAAGGATGCCCCTGGGGGATCTGAACTTCCCTATTTTCATTCCTGCTACTACTCACCAGACTCCACTCCCTAACTGGCCTTTCTACCAACCTTTATGTGACCTTGCCCCATCTTAGGACATTCCATCTGCcaattctctctctgcctagaaTCTTCCCTTTTTCTCCAGATCTTTGCAGAACTaacttactattattattttattatttgagacagggtctcactatgtggcctggAGCTCAGTAAGCCTTGAGCTGACTTATTTTAAAAACCAGTGTGGAGGCGGGGATGCATGATGGATCTGGGGGGAGTTAGAAGAGTAGGAAGAgtgaatatgatatttaaaactACTTTTAACTCCAGcttcctcttgtggcctctgggtacatacagacacacacatacatataaataaaagaataaaatctttaaaaaccttggggattgaatccagggcctcaggcatgatggtgcatgcacGTGGcctcagcacttgagatgctAAGGACAGAAGACTAGGAGTTCAGGGCAGCTTCAtaagagctcaaggccagcctaaactatatgagaccctgcctcaaaaacaacagaattcgccgggcggtggtggcgcacgcctttaatcccagcactcgggaggcagagccaggcggatctctgtgagttcgaggccagcctgggctaccaagtgagtcccaggaaaggcgcaaagctacacagagaaaccctgtctcgaaaaaccaaaaaaaaaaaaaaacagaattctaGGCTCACTCATTCCTTTTAGCCTAACAACCATATTTATATCTCAGTTCTGGGAACTGTGGAGTCCACAATCAAAGTGCCTAACAAGTCTGATTCTTGGTGAGAGTTCTCTCAGCTGACAGGTGGCCACTAACTCGCTTTATGCACACATGGAAAGCAAGAGTCAGCCTCTAGGTGTCAGCACACAGGGCAAGTCCTCTCAGAAGCACATATCACCACCATTGTAAAGTAATTCCTTGAGAGCTGGGACATATGATACCTGCTCATGCTCAAGCTTCGCATATAAaggaccctgggtttgatctccagatccataaaaagaggaaaaacaaaaacttcttgGGCACATCCTTAACACAAAACTTCACTTtgctttttattggtttttttcatACTGCAGATAGCTGTGGTTTCTCACTTCTTGGTTGGGGAGCTCTGCTGCACCACCAACCATTAGACTATAAGTATGAAGTAGAATAGCTGTATGAAGATAATAGCTGTATGTGTCAGCACCGAACAGTTTTTCAGTGACTACAAGTATGTATGAAGCACCTGCGTACTATAAAACAAGACTCAGGGCCCCAGAACTGGACCTGAaactcagttcccaggaccctcaACAGCTGCTGGGAACACACATATTCCACCCTGGATTGCCTGACCTGGCCCTCCGTCCCTTCTATCCCGACTTCCATCTAGAGTCCCATCTTACGTGTCAATGATGTACTTGATGTTGTCATGGACAGTGATGTCATCCCGGCCCTTGTAAGGTTGGATATGGAAGGCCACCTGTCACAAACAGAGGAGTTGCAGATCAGGTGACTATTCAGGAGTAGCACGACACATACAGCTTAATGCCACCAGCCATGGCTTGTAGGGAGGGGCTGAGTTCGAGAAAGCCTGGCAAGGATGGGCACAATGAAGGCTGCCACTGCCCTTCAGGTCAAAATGAAGGGTGAAGGTTTGTCTGTGTCCCACAACAGGGCATCCAAGAATCATTCTGGGGTCACTGCAGGATGGTGCTCAGTTTTCTACCTCGGTCAGCTCCAATCATGAACACCATGAGTCATGTGCCTACTCTCTGCCAATGGAAAATGTGCCACCATCTGTTAAACCTGCCAGTAGTGACCTCGGGAAGGCAAGGGGGATCCTCtgtcatttctcttcttttacctCGGATGTAGGAACTGACTTCCTCTATTGAGGTATTTGAGAAGAATGgccacacacacagccttccaCTCCGAAGGGGAACCTGCTTGCGGAGGCCTAGCATTGTCCTCCACTACGGAGTGGAGTCTAGAATTCCGTCTGCAGGTTCATTTGGTTCTTGCCTGCCCAGGATCCAGGATCAAGTGTCTCCAACCTAACCTATATTACTTAAGAAATGGAGAGATGATAGCTcatgagttaagagcactggctactcttccaaaggacctggtttCCTGGCACCCATGTCAAGTGACTCACAACTAACTCCatggggatccaatgcccctgGCCTCCGCAGGCATCTGCACACACctgtgcatacccacacacagatacaaaattttaaaaatacaagtaaatataAACAAAGATATTAGTAGTCTTCCATTTGTCCCCTAATtagttttctcaaaattaaaaatggtAACAGTTAACACAGTGCAGCCTGCTAGACCCTCTCCCAACACCACACTTACGTTCCTGTCAGCCTCAGCCACCCAGCACTAACTGGATGGCAGAGAAGGGGCATTCTCCAGAATGAGCGCTTGTGTAACCTTTTGAACTCACCTGGATGTTGTACTGATGAGCAGTGTCCAGAATGGCAGGGACCAGATCATCTGAGGGTTCCCCGTTATCATCAGCCATGCCAGGTGGGTACCAGGAAAGAACCAAGACTCCTAAACAAGACAGAAGCCCCTTCAGTGGTACACAGTGTGCCCCTCCCCGCTCCCCGCCCCATCAGCAGATATGTTCTTCTCAGAAATCATCTCCACCTGCATGATTCCTGAAAACCTTGAGCCAGGATTCTGCTAGGTTCTTAGGGACAGACCTGGGGCGCAGAGCTTAGCTGGCCTCGGAGCTGTCCGCACCAGCAGTGCTGAAGTTCTGCAGCCAAGGGGACCCGCTGAGGAGTGAGTGCATCATCTGGTAGCAAAAGGAAGGCTT containing:
- the Yrdc gene encoding threonylcarbamoyl-AMP synthase; translation: FVLFCPQVLPVSVPKELLEDLLPGPVTLVMQRSKELNKDLNPFTPLVGVRIPNHAFMQDLAQMFGGPLALTSANLSSQASSLSVEEFQDLWPHLSLVIDGGPIGDSQSPECRLGSTVVDLSEPGKFAIIRPGCALETTTAILQQKYGLLPSQRSCS
- the Maneal gene encoding glycoprotein endo-alpha-1,2-mannosidase-like protein isoform X1; this encodes MARRRRRACIALFLVLLFAFGTLMGLRTLKAPDGLPALGPGPELAPFERRPEGNPAPARAPAAPAAPPPPPPPRTAAPRASLGPAEADPAPRQNLRVYSDLHAFYYSWYGSPRREGHYIHWDHVMVPHWDPKISASYPRGRHSPPDDLGSSFYPELGPYSSRDPDVLREHMTQLKEAAIGVLVLSWYPPGMADDNGEPSDDLVPAILDTAHQYNIQVAFHIQPYKGRDDITVHDNIKYIIDTYGSHGAFYRYKNSMGKSLPLFYVYDSYLTSPEAWAHLLTQNGPHSIRNTPYDGVFIALLVEEGHTHDILAAGFDGMYTYFASNGFSFGSSHQNWKAVKNFCDTNNLMFIPSVGPGYIDTSIRPWNNHNTRNRVNGKYYETALQAALTVRPEIVSITSFNEWHEGTQIEKAVPKKTPTRLYLDYLPHQPGLYLELTRRWAEHFVKEKEQWLM
- the Maneal gene encoding glycoprotein endo-alpha-1,2-mannosidase-like protein isoform X2 translates to MITGNPQMIWSLPFWTLLISTTSRYGSHGAFYRYKNSMGKSLPLFYVYDSYLTSPEAWAHLLTQNGPHSIRNTPYDGVFIALLVEEGHTHDILAAGFDGMYTYFASNGFSFGSSHQNWKAVKNFCDTNNLMFIPSVGPGYIDTSIRPWNNHNTRNRVNGKYYETALQAALTVRPEIVSITSFNEWHEGTQIEKAVPKKTPTRLYLDYLPHQPGLYLELTRRWAEHFVKEKEQWLM